CGGCAAACCCGGACTCGCCATCCATTTCTCGTTCCAGCGCAGCCATCGCCTTTTCGGAGAGCTGGGCGCGACGCTGCGCACGCGCAAGAAAGCGCCGCGTCTCAATCCGCGCAAAACCCATCGCCCAGTTCACGAACGACCGCTGCGGGTCATACGAATCAAACTGACGCCAAAGAGCAACCGCCGTCTCCTGCAGAATATCCCGGGCATCCGTACGGTTCGGTACTACCACGAGAATCGAACGGTGAAGCGTTCGTGGTCGTGTTGGTGATCCATGGTCATCTTTGGCAGACAAGCCAGTTCTAATATCAGGTCCACGCTGCGGCCTGAATTTGGACAAAAAAATTTCACCGCGGGCGACTCCCGGGTAATGACGGTTCAGTCAGAGCCCGGTATCTCCGGCTTCAACACTGTGTCGCCATCAGAAAGATATAGTGC
Above is a window of Candidatus Manganitrophaceae bacterium DNA encoding:
- a CDS encoding sigma-70 family RNA polymerase sigma factor — protein: MNRHYPGVARGEIFLSKFRPQRGPDIRTGLSAKDDHGSPTRPRTLHRSILVVVPNRTDARDILQETAVALWRQFDSYDPQRSFVNWAMGFARIETRRFLARAQRRAQLSEKAMAALEREMDGESGFAVEVERHRATCMQKLGAKQRALIQGYYHENRSVEWLAEQGGRTVEAVYKSIQRTRLDLQTCIQRQIRNEII